The following coding sequences lie in one Peribacillus frigoritolerans genomic window:
- a CDS encoding YolD-like family protein gives MSIKDRGKLKWQPALMLPEYVKLLIDVNKDYYRQVKPILDEYQLEEFENKIHTAMEFASPVKFTVWEDGFDWEYVGMIHRLDPFTKAIYLELENEKGHIIKVKFEDLVAVEVME, from the coding sequence ATGTCTATAAAAGATCGTGGAAAGCTTAAATGGCAACCTGCTTTGATGCTGCCTGAATACGTTAAATTATTAATTGACGTAAATAAGGATTATTACCGTCAAGTAAAGCCAATATTAGATGAGTACCAGTTAGAGGAGTTTGAGAACAAGATACATACCGCAATGGAGTTTGCTTCACCTGTAAAGTTTACTGTTTGGGAAGATGGTTTTGATTGGGAGTATGTTGGGATGATACATAGGTTAGATCCATTCACAAAGGCGATATATTTGGAGCTGGAAAATGAGAAGGGACATATTATTAAGGTGAAGTTTGAAGACCTTGTTGCGGTAGAAGTAATGGAGTGA
- a CDS encoding ECF transporter S component, with protein sequence MQNTQSYSRSSQKTMDLIITAMLIALVFLSTFFLNIKLPIAANGGLVHLGTAMLFIASILFGPKKAALAGAIGMGLFDIVGGWTLWAPITIVARGLQGYIVGKIAWSKGRNGTSIAFNVIATIVSIPFMIAVYYIGEGILYGNWIAPLASIPGDLVQNILGIIVAVPVCVALKKVPYFK encoded by the coding sequence ATGCAAAATACACAAAGTTATTCAAGGTCAAGTCAAAAAACTATGGATTTAATTATTACCGCAATGTTGATTGCACTTGTGTTCCTATCTACTTTCTTTTTGAATATTAAACTGCCAATTGCCGCAAATGGAGGGTTAGTTCATCTAGGAACAGCTATGCTTTTTATTGCATCTATTTTATTTGGTCCTAAAAAAGCAGCTCTTGCTGGTGCGATAGGAATGGGGTTATTTGATATAGTTGGAGGGTGGACATTGTGGGCTCCTATCACCATTGTGGCGCGTGGTTTGCAAGGATATATAGTTGGTAAAATCGCTTGGTCAAAGGGTCGCAACGGTACTAGCATTGCTTTCAATGTAATAGCAACAATCGTTTCCATTCCATTTATGATAGCTGTTTATTATATTGGTGAAGGGATTCTATACGGTAATTGGATTGCACCTTTAGCTTCGATACCTGGAGATCTCGTTCAAAATATATTAGGAATTATCGTTGCCGTTCCAGTTTGTGTGGCTTTGAAAAAGGTTCCTTATTTTAAGTAA
- a CDS encoding pyridoxamine kinase, which yields MKKVAVLQDLSSFGKCSLTAAIPVLSVMGVQACPLPTAILTAQTGYPSFFCEDFTSKMKYFIEEWSKLNVTFDGIYTGFVTGEEQINNIFHFLDKFYTKETILLVDPVMGDIGEVYKLFTDELLVLMRELVKRADVITPNVTECCLLTGLSYEKLHSYSNKEDYIKAIEEAGNMLQQETGAQVIITGMNPPSADSEKQFIGNMYLDGSRTFYSATQYNGESYSGTGDLFASVIMGSMMRGENLEKSVQLAVAFLTEAINDSSLEQIPKVEGVNFEKYLRMLL from the coding sequence ATGAAAAAAGTTGCTGTACTACAGGATTTATCATCTTTTGGAAAATGTTCATTAACAGCTGCAATTCCGGTTCTTTCGGTCATGGGCGTGCAGGCATGCCCTTTACCAACGGCCATATTGACTGCGCAAACCGGATATCCAAGTTTTTTTTGTGAAGATTTTACATCCAAAATGAAATACTTCATAGAAGAATGGAGCAAGCTTAATGTAACCTTTGATGGAATCTATACCGGCTTCGTTACTGGTGAAGAGCAAATTAATAATATTTTCCATTTTTTAGATAAATTTTATACAAAAGAAACCATTTTACTTGTTGATCCAGTAATGGGGGATATAGGAGAAGTCTATAAACTTTTTACCGATGAATTACTGGTACTTATGAGAGAACTGGTGAAGCGTGCAGATGTCATTACACCAAATGTTACAGAGTGCTGTTTATTAACCGGATTGTCTTATGAAAAGCTGCATAGCTATTCAAACAAAGAGGACTATATTAAAGCGATAGAAGAAGCAGGGAATATGTTGCAGCAAGAAACGGGAGCTCAGGTTATCATCACTGGAATGAATCCACCGTCAGCAGATTCAGAGAAGCAGTTTATCGGAAATATGTATTTGGACGGAAGTAGAACCTTTTATAGTGCGACGCAGTATAACGGTGAAAGCTATTCAGGTACTGGTGATTTATTTGCATCTGTGATTATGGGAAGCATGATGCGTGGAGAGAACCTAGAAAAATCCGTACAGCTCGCAGTGGCATTCCTGACAGAGGCTATCAATGATTCCTCCTTGGAGCAAATTCCTAAAGTAGAAGGAGTTAACTTCGAAAAATATTTACGAATGTTATTATGA
- a CDS encoding DUF3900 domain-containing protein produces MDFAITYLSFYLIQVEGKGDQADKRFKHFQTLDTEEYEESPLKDFLDGELMKISKRKVDRHPKTEQIPTKIGSFIVEEGHALDSNPNYNVFNRVRYAKTKQEFQEENEQFTRSYIDTSAVRGGVFIIASAKLTKYLDEPFVFLLKCDFEPKVASISDERTLIRHVEMAITTKNMKSIQYPYMPEEGMVEEGELKIHQASHARYFEDFLKFVEYGESMPEIMKNQVIHMVHEHVSAQFEDNSDELHKFEQDLEIWETSDKREIQERLETHQVVEATAQIVEHTPEAEMRMKLGSTSVKGLLADFGDSIHLGKINGKYVLMIESDTIEFDKGVSPIEFHKPDDLQVLIEKIINKS; encoded by the coding sequence ATGGATTTTGCGATTACCTATCTGTCTTTTTATTTAATCCAAGTCGAAGGAAAAGGCGATCAGGCTGATAAGCGTTTTAAACATTTCCAAACTCTTGATACTGAAGAATACGAAGAAAGTCCTCTAAAGGATTTTTTGGATGGGGAATTGATGAAGATTTCCAAACGGAAAGTCGACCGTCATCCAAAAACTGAACAAATACCGACGAAAATCGGTTCTTTTATTGTCGAAGAAGGACATGCACTTGATTCCAACCCTAATTACAATGTATTTAACCGTGTTCGTTATGCAAAAACAAAACAAGAATTCCAAGAGGAAAATGAACAATTTACGCGCTCTTATATTGATACAAGTGCTGTCCGTGGCGGTGTCTTCATAATCGCATCGGCAAAATTAACGAAATATCTTGATGAACCATTCGTTTTCTTATTAAAATGTGATTTCGAGCCGAAAGTTGCTTCCATTTCGGATGAACGGACCTTGATTAGGCACGTTGAAATGGCAATCACCACTAAAAATATGAAATCCATTCAATACCCATACATGCCCGAAGAAGGAATGGTCGAAGAAGGCGAACTGAAAATCCATCAGGCCTCACATGCCCGCTACTTCGAGGACTTCTTGAAGTTCGTCGAATATGGCGAATCGATGCCGGAAATCATGAAAAATCAGGTCATCCATATGGTCCATGAACATGTATCCGCTCAATTCGAAGATAACAGTGACGAACTGCACAAATTCGAACAGGACCTGGAAATCTGGGAAACGAGTGATAAACGGGAAATTCAGGAACGCCTTGAAACCCACCAGGTCGTCGAAGCCACAGCCCAGATTGTCGAGCATACACCTGAAGCCGAAATGCGAATGAAGCTAGGCAGTACATCCGTCAAAGGACTGTTAGCCGATTTTGGCGATAGCATCCATTTAGGAAAGATTAATGGGAAGTATGTATTGATGATAGAATCCGATACGATAGAGTTCGATAAAGGTGTCTCGCCGATTGAGTTTCATAAGCCGGATGATTTGCAAGTTCTAATTGAAAAAATCATAAATAAAAGTTGA
- a CDS encoding amino acid permease encodes MSIFRKKSIEDLLKNAGSGGRGLKRELGAWDLTMLGIGAIIGTGIFVLTGTGAVNAGPALSLSFVIAGLACLFAALSYAEFAASVPVSGSTYTYAYATLGEFAAWIIGWDLILEYLLAVSAVSAGWSGYFQSFLSGFGINFPKVLTAAPGSVEGITTYMNLPAFLIVMAITFLISIGTKQTTRINNIMVVIKVLVVLLFIVSSIYYVKPENWQPFMPFGIDGVFSTAALMFFAFIGFDAVASAAEETRNPGRNLPRGILGSLFICVVLYMAVSLIMTGVVPYAQFSKALDHPISLVLQSAGQNWVAGIIDLGAFLGMTTVILVMLYGQTRIMFAMSRDGLMPKSLSKLHKKYKTPYAASWIFGLIAALLGAFIPLGELAELVNIGTLTAFTMISIAVIVLRKTRPDMKRAFYCPAVPLVPGLAIVFCVFLMVQLGSHTWIRFLIWMAIGVVIYFTYSRKHSNLNQQENEH; translated from the coding sequence ATGAGTATTTTTAGAAAGAAGTCCATTGAGGACTTGTTGAAAAACGCAGGTTCCGGCGGTAGGGGATTGAAACGGGAACTGGGAGCATGGGATTTAACGATGCTAGGAATTGGAGCGATTATTGGGACAGGCATTTTTGTTCTAACAGGCACTGGTGCAGTGAATGCTGGTCCTGCACTTTCATTATCGTTCGTCATTGCTGGTCTTGCCTGTTTATTCGCTGCACTTTCTTATGCAGAATTTGCAGCTTCCGTGCCGGTATCAGGTTCGACTTATACGTATGCTTATGCAACTTTAGGTGAATTCGCCGCTTGGATAATCGGCTGGGATTTAATCCTTGAATACTTATTGGCTGTCAGTGCCGTATCGGCGGGGTGGTCGGGCTATTTCCAATCATTTTTAAGTGGATTCGGAATTAACTTTCCGAAAGTATTGACGGCAGCACCGGGTTCGGTCGAAGGTATTACGACTTATATGAACTTACCAGCCTTTTTGATAGTCATGGCGATTACCTTTTTGATATCCATAGGTACGAAACAAACGACTAGAATCAATAATATAATGGTCGTTATTAAAGTGTTGGTAGTCTTGTTGTTCATCGTTTCTTCTATATATTATGTGAAACCGGAAAACTGGCAGCCATTCATGCCATTTGGAATCGATGGGGTATTTTCAACTGCCGCATTAATGTTCTTTGCCTTCATCGGCTTTGATGCAGTTGCATCAGCGGCTGAAGAAACAAGAAATCCAGGTAGGAATTTACCACGGGGAATTCTCGGTTCATTATTCATTTGTGTAGTGCTATATATGGCGGTAAGTTTGATCATGACAGGTGTGGTACCGTATGCACAATTCAGTAAGGCTCTTGACCACCCGATTTCTTTGGTCTTGCAAAGCGCAGGACAAAATTGGGTTGCAGGTATCATCGATCTAGGTGCCTTCCTCGGAATGACAACGGTAATCTTGGTTATGTTGTATGGACAAACCCGAATCATGTTTGCGATGTCACGAGATGGGCTGATGCCTAAATCCTTATCAAAACTTCATAAAAAATATAAAACACCATATGCGGCTTCATGGATATTCGGTTTGATAGCGGCCTTATTGGGGGCATTCATACCGCTTGGTGAATTGGCTGAGCTGGTCAACATTGGAACATTGACTGCGTTTACGATGATTTCCATTGCGGTCATCGTGTTACGGAAAACAAGACCTGATATGAAACGTGCTTTTTATTGTCCGGCTGTACCGCTCGTTCCAGGTCTGGCAATCGTTTTTTGCGTATTCTTGATGGTTCAGCTAGGGAGTCATACATGGATAAGGTTTTTGATCTGGATGGCTATCGGAGTAGTCATTTACTTCACTTATTCCCGTAAGCACTCGAATCTTAACCAGCAGGAAAATGAACATTGA
- a CDS encoding globin-coupled sensor protein: MKRIWRSKQKIDSIDYMQYKEHVGINISEYPSVLNQVEMIHLTMGDLCIIRSLQEEVKKHLTQIVGNFYKNLENEPSLMKIISDNSSVDRLKKTLHRHMYEMFSGNIDDTYIKQRYIIAQVHVRIGLQPKWYMSAFQDLLQSLIIHVISNIKNIEQYQENILAVTKIFNLEQQIVLEAYELENEKIRQKNLAEKETIKLQVNHNAEELAAISEETSSATQLMANKVVEIHDFTQKGSEIAIHAEGKSKEGVELLQGLEKRLVKTQEQMTIISKDMEQLSNTSKEIERIVTIITSIAEQTNLLALNAAIEAARAGENGKGFAVVAGEVRKLSENTKDSVSEVVKLVNGIAHFTNVMNTSISMVSGEITKGTKQGKETGIFFTDIAKAMLSVKEQNIKITKEMTELNDIFDEINEAFNQVAVSSDQLTQMTMNL, translated from the coding sequence ATGAAAAGAATATGGAGAAGTAAACAAAAGATAGATTCGATAGACTATATGCAATATAAGGAGCACGTCGGTATCAATATCAGCGAATATCCGAGCGTATTGAATCAAGTGGAAATGATTCATTTGACGATGGGGGATTTGTGCATAATTCGTTCTTTACAGGAAGAAGTGAAGAAACATTTGACCCAAATAGTAGGGAATTTCTATAAAAATCTAGAAAATGAACCCTCATTAATGAAAATCATATCAGACAATAGTTCTGTTGATAGGTTGAAAAAGACACTGCATCGTCATATGTACGAAATGTTTAGCGGGAACATTGATGATACGTATATTAAACAACGTTATATTATCGCACAAGTACATGTGCGAATTGGATTGCAGCCAAAATGGTATATGAGTGCTTTTCAGGATTTATTGCAGTCATTAATCATTCATGTAATTTCGAATATAAAGAATATAGAGCAATATCAAGAAAACATTCTGGCTGTCACTAAAATTTTTAATCTGGAGCAGCAAATAGTTTTAGAGGCATATGAACTTGAAAATGAGAAGATTCGCCAAAAAAACCTAGCAGAAAAAGAAACGATTAAACTGCAGGTCAATCATAATGCAGAGGAATTGGCAGCAATCAGTGAAGAGACTAGTTCAGCAACTCAATTAATGGCAAATAAGGTAGTCGAAATTCACGATTTCACTCAAAAGGGCTCAGAGATTGCGATACATGCAGAGGGAAAATCAAAAGAGGGAGTCGAACTGTTACAGGGATTAGAGAAAAGATTGGTAAAAACGCAGGAGCAAATGACGATCATCTCAAAAGATATGGAACAGCTATCCAATACTTCAAAGGAAATTGAACGAATTGTCACAATCATCACTTCAATTGCAGAGCAAACGAATTTGTTGGCATTGAACGCAGCGATTGAAGCGGCAAGAGCTGGTGAAAATGGTAAAGGATTTGCGGTTGTGGCTGGTGAGGTAAGGAAGCTGTCGGAAAATACCAAGGACTCAGTTTCGGAAGTAGTGAAACTGGTTAATGGAATTGCTCATTTTACCAATGTCATGAACACGTCAATTTCCATGGTTAGCGGGGAAATTACTAAAGGAACGAAACAAGGAAAAGAAACTGGCATATTTTTTACTGATATAGCAAAGGCCATGCTTTCTGTTAAAGAGCAGAATATTAAGATCACCAAGGAAATGACAGAGCTGAATGATATATTCGACGAAATTAATGAAGCATTCAATCAAGTGGCCGTTTCCTCGGATCAATTGACTCAAATGACGATGAACTTGTAA
- the tatA gene encoding twin-arginine translocase TatA/TatE family subunit, which yields MLSNIGFPGLILILLLALIVFGPNKLPQIGRAVGTSLREFKDATKGITEEIQEEFKDDVQAARKESIK from the coding sequence ATGCTTTCAAACATTGGCTTTCCCGGTTTAATTTTAATCCTTCTTTTAGCTTTAATTGTTTTTGGACCGAACAAGCTACCTCAAATCGGACGGGCAGTCGGCACTTCGCTTAGGGAGTTTAAGGATGCAACCAAGGGAATAACAGAAGAAATACAAGAGGAATTCAAGGATGACGTACAAGCTGCAAGAAAAGAATCGATAAAATGA
- a CDS encoding MFS transporter, with translation MAKINTTEVISNSKFNRFHFGLLAWCFIIILFDGYDLVVYGTVVPLLTEEWNLTSVEAGAMGSYGLFGMLFGAIFFGTLADRIGRKNVIAITLILFSLFTLLCGFADTPTMFSTFRFLAGLGLGGIMPNVIALLTDYAPKTMRSMVVSIVLCGYSFGGMLAPILGILVMPTLGWESIFWFAGIPLLFLPFMMKRLPEASTHLIRINKKEELIRILSKVSPESKFDIRDELVEVKKTEANMPIIGLFKDSRALSTLMFWIAFFMCLLMVYGLNTWLPKLMIEAGYALNSSLGFLIVLQGGAIVGTLIIAKLCDRYGSKKMLVPMYALGAVSLTLLGMGGSSFVIYTLVAIAGACTIGAQNLVQAYVSQYYPPNIRSTALGVASGIGRIGGMLGPILGGFLLSISLPIQLNFIAFAIPGLIAAVALSFVPVKMAYYKHDHSEPTEEMTVESNKMNVL, from the coding sequence ATGGCTAAAATTAATACGACCGAGGTAATTAGCAACAGTAAATTTAACCGCTTTCATTTTGGATTGCTGGCATGGTGTTTTATCATTATCCTTTTTGACGGCTATGACCTTGTCGTTTACGGTACGGTCGTCCCGTTATTGACGGAGGAATGGAACCTTACTTCCGTGGAAGCGGGGGCTATGGGCAGCTACGGTCTATTTGGAATGTTGTTCGGGGCGATCTTCTTTGGTACATTAGCAGATCGGATTGGCAGAAAAAACGTAATCGCGATTACACTCATTTTATTTAGTTTATTTACGCTTTTATGTGGATTTGCGGATACGCCTACGATGTTTTCAACTTTCCGATTTCTAGCGGGATTAGGGCTTGGGGGCATCATGCCGAACGTCATTGCCTTATTGACTGATTATGCACCGAAAACGATGCGGAGCATGGTCGTTTCAATCGTATTATGCGGTTACTCATTCGGAGGGATGCTTGCTCCGATACTGGGTATCCTGGTTATGCCGACACTAGGTTGGGAATCAATATTCTGGTTTGCAGGAATACCATTGTTATTTTTACCCTTCATGATGAAGCGTTTACCAGAGGCTTCGACGCATCTGATCAGAATTAACAAAAAGGAAGAACTGATCAGAATATTATCCAAGGTAAGTCCGGAAAGTAAATTCGACATAAGGGACGAACTTGTGGAAGTGAAAAAAACAGAAGCCAATATGCCGATTATTGGATTGTTTAAGGATTCCCGTGCCCTAAGCACATTGATGTTCTGGATCGCCTTTTTCATGTGCCTATTGATGGTATATGGATTGAATACATGGCTTCCAAAGCTAATGATCGAGGCAGGGTATGCGCTGAATTCAAGCTTAGGTTTCTTGATCGTCCTTCAAGGGGGCGCTATCGTAGGCACGCTTATCATCGCTAAACTTTGTGATCGTTATGGATCCAAGAAAATGCTTGTACCGATGTATGCGCTTGGGGCTGTCAGTCTGACGCTATTGGGAATGGGCGGAAGCTCTTTTGTCATTTACACATTGGTAGCGATTGCAGGAGCCTGTACCATTGGTGCCCAAAACCTTGTACAAGCCTATGTTTCCCAGTACTATCCACCAAATATTAGATCGACTGCACTAGGGGTGGCATCTGGAATCGGAAGGATTGGCGGTATGCTCGGTCCCATACTCGGCGGATTTTTATTATCCATCTCGCTACCCATCCAATTGAATTTCATAGCCTTCGCCATTCCGGGTCTCATTGCTGCGGTTGCCTTATCATTCGTTCCAGTGAAAATGGCTTATTATAAACATGATCATTCCGAACCAACTGAAGAAATGACGGTAGAATCCAATAAAATGAACGTCTTGTGA
- a CDS encoding MFS transporter, producing MICTIIFSVFTFTSGFADNPTSFGIQRFIAGLGLGGVMPNLIAIITEYAPKKLRSTLVAIMFSGHALGGVVASLGAMYLIPNVGWRAVVWLGALPLITMPILYKLLPESINFFITNNKKSKLVDVLNQVNVDGQYTMKDHYVLQEQLKSEMKGFSVKQLFKNGRTLSTLMFWIAFFMCLFVMYGLSTWLPKIMGEAGYELGSSLTFLVVLNLGAVLGAIVGGKLADRYGSKRILVTFLVIGFITLTMLSFKPSMIMLYILIAIAGGTTTGTQIVTNAYVSQYYPNEIRSTGVGWALGIGRIGGILAPTFCGVLLDMKLSLQINFLAFAIPCIIAAMAIWFIQNNFSNMTANRQEKKLIECKCSNKDPKQQVEILVKELKGLMPFNSFTV from the coding sequence TTGATTTGTACGATCATTTTTTCCGTATTTACATTTACTTCAGGTTTCGCCGATAATCCAACATCTTTTGGAATACAGCGTTTTATTGCAGGACTAGGCTTGGGAGGAGTCATGCCTAATCTAATTGCAATCATTACTGAATATGCCCCTAAAAAACTTAGAAGTACCCTGGTAGCAATCATGTTCAGCGGGCACGCTCTAGGGGGAGTTGTCGCATCACTGGGAGCGATGTACCTGATTCCGAACGTTGGTTGGCGGGCAGTGGTTTGGCTCGGTGCACTCCCATTAATAACCATGCCAATATTATATAAATTGTTGCCAGAGTCAATAAATTTTTTCATAACAAATAATAAAAAAAGCAAATTGGTGGACGTTCTGAATCAAGTGAATGTAGACGGGCAATACACGATGAAAGATCATTATGTCCTTCAGGAGCAACTCAAAAGTGAAATGAAAGGGTTTTCAGTTAAACAGTTATTCAAAAATGGGAGGACTTTAAGCACGCTCATGTTCTGGATCGCATTTTTCATGTGTTTGTTCGTAATGTATGGTTTGAGTACATGGCTTCCAAAGATCATGGGTGAGGCAGGATATGAATTAGGTTCAAGTCTGACATTCTTAGTCGTATTGAACCTTGGAGCGGTTTTGGGAGCGATCGTTGGAGGCAAGCTTGCAGACAGATATGGTTCCAAGAGGATTCTGGTTACTTTCTTGGTCATTGGATTCATTACCCTTACGATGCTGAGCTTCAAGCCAAGCATGATCATGCTTTATATACTGATTGCTATTGCAGGAGGTACGACAACAGGAACACAAATCGTAACGAATGCATATGTATCCCAGTATTATCCGAATGAAATCCGTTCTACAGGTGTCGGCTGGGCATTGGGTATCGGCAGAATTGGCGGAATACTCGCTCCTACTTTCTGTGGGGTTCTGCTAGATATGAAGTTGTCATTGCAAATCAATTTTTTAGCTTTTGCCATACCATGCATCATTGCAGCAATGGCGATTTGGTTCATACAGAATAACTTCAGCAATATGACGGCAAACAGGCAGGAAAAGAAATTGATAGAATGTAAATGTTCAAATAAAGACCCCAAACAACAAGTTGAGATCTTGGTAAAAGAATTAAAGGGCCTTATGCCCTTTAATTCTTTTACTGTCTAG
- a CDS encoding YnfA family protein translates to MLVTTVIFLMAGLAEIGGGYLIWLWLREGKSIYLGLAGGFGLVLYGIIATFQTFPTFGRVYAAYGGIFIVLSVLWGWGIDKKTPDLYDWIGALICLVGVSVIIWGPRQ, encoded by the coding sequence ATGTTAGTTACTACCGTAATATTCCTTATGGCTGGTCTAGCTGAAATTGGCGGCGGTTACCTTATTTGGCTTTGGTTAAGAGAAGGTAAATCCATTTATCTAGGTTTAGCCGGAGGTTTTGGGTTGGTGTTATATGGCATCATTGCAACTTTCCAAACGTTCCCTACCTTTGGACGTGTATATGCTGCATATGGCGGGATTTTCATCGTTTTATCGGTTTTATGGGGATGGGGCATCGATAAGAAAACCCCCGATTTATATGATTGGATTGGAGCTTTAATCTGTTTGGTCGGGGTTTCAGTCATTATATGGGGCCCTAGACAGTAA
- a CDS encoding DMT family transporter, with the protein MKTRTFAYMLALFHSSIVGLSFLFTKMAIAESNPLDTLAFRFSVSFVIILFLVAVKVIKVNYSWESVKHLVPLSLLFPTLFFAFQTFGLKYSQSTDAGILSAVTPILTLMIAGYFLKEKTSLYQKLSIVLSVVGVIFIFVMKGSTINFSDMLGMVLILLSCIATACYTTMTRSLANDYTPGEMTFFMMGTGFVIFNVAALFTHLKQGTMPEFFTPWSSIEFISSILYLGILASLVTSLLSNTILSKIKASQMSVFANLSTIVTIAAGALILNEKITIYDILGSILIILGVVGTNYFGVKKEHSIKVKLEYNEGKM; encoded by the coding sequence ATGAAAACCCGAACATTTGCATACATGTTAGCGCTATTTCATTCAAGTATTGTCGGCCTATCTTTCTTATTCACGAAAATGGCGATTGCAGAATCGAATCCGCTGGATACTTTGGCGTTCCGATTTTCCGTTTCTTTCGTCATCATTTTATTCCTGGTTGCCGTTAAAGTCATTAAGGTGAATTATTCCTGGGAGTCGGTTAAACATCTTGTTCCGTTATCTTTGTTATTCCCAACTCTTTTCTTTGCCTTTCAAACTTTCGGACTTAAGTATTCACAATCCACTGATGCTGGAATTCTGTCTGCCGTCACCCCGATTCTAACATTGATGATAGCTGGATATTTCCTTAAGGAAAAAACATCTTTATATCAAAAACTTTCGATTGTCTTGTCGGTAGTTGGGGTCATATTTATTTTTGTGATGAAAGGGAGTACAATCAATTTTTCCGACATGCTAGGGATGGTGTTGATCCTGCTATCCTGTATTGCAACTGCATGTTATACCACGATGACCCGTTCCCTTGCCAATGACTATACACCAGGTGAAATGACCTTTTTCATGATGGGAACAGGCTTTGTCATTTTTAACGTGGCTGCGCTCTTCACCCACTTAAAACAAGGAACGATGCCGGAATTCTTTACACCATGGTCGAGCATTGAATTCATCAGCTCCATTTTGTATTTGGGAATATTGGCTTCATTGGTCACTTCGTTATTATCCAATACGATCTTATCAAAAATCAAAGCGTCCCAAATGAGTGTGTTTGCAAATCTTTCCACTATAGTAACGATTGCAGCAGGAGCTCTCATACTAAATGAAAAGATTACAATCTACGATATATTGGGTTCGATACTAATCATTTTAGGTGTGGTAGGCACGAATTATTTTGGAGTGAAGAAAGAGCATTCAATAAAAGTGAAACTTGAGTATAATGAAGGGAAAATGTGA
- a CDS encoding MBL fold metallo-hydrolase, with translation MMKIIKILISSFIILLLFLNLYPPLGRRTNKEKVRSFTTKENFSKGKFQNQIPASQAMSLKHTGSILRDFIKPNPKRRPDQPIVIGTKEPGSMNSNKITWFGHSALLLEIDGKTILVDPMFGKAPTPFPWFGNKRFSGELPIDMDMLPPIDAVLLSHDHYDHLDYFSIKKLKDKVSQFIVPLGVGGHLERWGVKQELIQEHNWWDEVSFMDLQFVCTPARHFSGRSLRDGNTTLWCSWVIKGKQEKVFFSGDSGYGSHFKEIGEKFGPFDMTLMECGQYDERWSTIHMIPEETVQAHIDVQGKRMLPIHWAGFTLSFHDWTDPIERVTKAANDLGVEICTPQIGEPVVIGSTDFPQTRWWK, from the coding sequence ATGATGAAAATTATTAAGATCCTCATTTCTTCTTTTATAATATTATTACTTTTCCTAAACCTCTATCCTCCACTTGGAAGACGGACAAACAAAGAAAAAGTGAGAAGTTTCACTACAAAAGAAAATTTTTCCAAGGGTAAATTCCAAAATCAGATTCCAGCCAGTCAAGCGATGAGTCTTAAGCATACTGGTTCGATTTTACGTGATTTCATAAAACCTAATCCAAAAAGGAGGCCAGACCAGCCAATCGTAATTGGAACAAAAGAACCTGGATCTATGAATTCCAATAAAATCACCTGGTTTGGTCATTCTGCATTACTGTTGGAGATAGATGGGAAAACCATTTTAGTGGATCCCATGTTTGGCAAAGCACCCACTCCCTTTCCATGGTTCGGGAACAAGCGTTTTAGCGGGGAGCTGCCTATTGATATGGATATGCTGCCTCCTATCGATGCCGTCCTGCTCTCACATGATCACTACGATCATTTGGATTATTTCTCGATAAAGAAATTAAAAGATAAGGTCAGTCAGTTCATTGTCCCACTCGGTGTCGGCGGACACCTAGAAAGATGGGGCGTTAAACAAGAGCTGATTCAGGAACATAATTGGTGGGATGAGGTTTCATTCATGGATTTGCAATTTGTCTGTACGCCTGCAAGGCATTTTTCTGGAAGAAGTTTACGAGATGGCAATACGACACTTTGGTGTTCTTGGGTAATTAAAGGCAAACAAGAAAAGGTATTTTTCAGCGGAGATAGTGGATATGGCAGCCATTTTAAAGAAATCGGCGAAAAATTCGGGCCTTTTGATATGACTTTAATGGAATGCGGCCAATATGATGAACGCTGGTCAACCATCCATATGATTCCAGAAGAAACTGTTCAAGCACATATCGATGTACAAGGAAAACGGATGCTCCCCATTCATTGGGCTGGTTTCACATTGTCTTTTCATGACTGGACAGATCCGATAGAACGGGTAACAAAAGCGGCCAATGATCTTGGCGTCGAGATCTGCACACCTCAAATAGGCGAACCTGTAGTGATAGGTTCAACGGATTTCCCTCAAACAAGATGGTGGAAATGA